A stretch of the Bdellovibrio sp. 22V genome encodes the following:
- a CDS encoding actin-binding protein has product MATTTFQKLLKNLSGNKGIQNLLENFQKLNDEIKKKESELKGRFDQQKEEKIELAWKKYQDIVKALGASEEKLEKEVNTAITKIKKSADHLEKNIQTYKKKAIAQKTMLEKSLFNKSMKKTSKKASAKGTTKKASAKKATKKAIRKTTKKVKRA; this is encoded by the coding sequence GTGGCTACAACTACATTCCAAAAACTTTTGAAGAACTTGTCTGGAAACAAAGGCATTCAGAATCTTCTCGAAAACTTCCAAAAACTGAATGACGAAATCAAAAAGAAAGAATCGGAGTTGAAAGGCCGTTTCGATCAACAAAAAGAAGAAAAGATCGAACTTGCTTGGAAGAAATACCAAGACATCGTGAAAGCTTTGGGCGCTTCTGAAGAGAAACTAGAAAAAGAAGTGAACACCGCGATCACAAAAATCAAAAAGTCAGCGGATCACTTGGAAAAGAACATCCAAACTTACAAGAAAAAAGCCATCGCGCAAAAAACGATGCTGGAAAAGTCTCTTTTCAACAAGTCTATGAAAAAGACTTCTAAAAAAGCGTCAGCTAAAGGGACAACAAAGAAAGCGTCTGCAAAAAAAGCGACTAAAAAAGCCATTCGCAAAACGACAAAAAAAGTAAAACGCGCTTAA
- a CDS encoding DUF4286 family protein encodes MVTYMIHLVVRHEVYSEYVEWLKTEHINEVLQCPGFISAELCLRKGGSLEASSKDVKVVYKVKDEASLKTYMSEYAMKLREKGLEKFPGQYSAQREVWLETINFESK; translated from the coding sequence ATGGTTACTTATATGATCCACCTCGTGGTTAGACATGAGGTCTATTCTGAGTACGTTGAATGGCTTAAAACTGAACACATTAACGAAGTTCTGCAATGCCCGGGCTTTATCAGCGCTGAACTCTGTCTTCGTAAAGGTGGAAGCCTGGAAGCTTCAAGCAAGGACGTCAAGGTCGTTTACAAAGTGAAAGACGAAGCTTCTTTGAAGACGTACATGTCTGAATATGCGATGAAACTGAGAGAAAAAGGCCTCGAGAAATTCCCAGGCCAATACTCCGCCCAGCGTGAAGTTTGGTTAGAAACTATTAATTTTGAGTCAAAATAA
- a CDS encoding metallopeptidase TldD-related protein has product MSFSENTKKNFNLVADHLLANLQGDEAANVNLHAEESLFVRFNGNKVRQNTHVEQRSLSLLLQKKGKTANLSFSITGQADEDRKRADFWLKQARQECDYLPEDPYQVPLQNNGTSDTTVKGALLPDEKVITSITTPAEGADLAGLYCAGPLISANKNSKGQSHWFANENFFVDYSLYMGQKAVKSIYAGTEWNQKHFEANLAQSKNQLRLMERPKVTLKPGAYRTYLAPGAVAEMASMFSWGALSFNAYKQGGSALQKLADKEKSFSKLFSMRENYKTGLTHRFNSLGELAPETMELITQGELKNFMVSTRSAKEYGVAGNASDAYESPRAMEILAGSLKQEDILKELGTGLYLSNLHYLNWSDRLNARITGMTRYACFWVENGEIVAPIADLRFDESLYDCLGGNLVAVTDFQEIDPMVSTYESRAFGGKKIPGMLIKDFKFTL; this is encoded by the coding sequence ATGAGTTTTTCTGAAAATACAAAAAAGAATTTCAATCTCGTTGCCGACCATCTTCTTGCCAATCTTCAAGGTGACGAAGCGGCGAACGTCAACTTGCACGCGGAAGAATCTTTGTTCGTGCGTTTCAACGGCAACAAAGTTCGTCAGAACACGCACGTCGAGCAACGTTCTTTATCCCTTTTACTGCAAAAAAAAGGCAAAACCGCAAATTTAAGTTTTTCAATTACGGGCCAAGCCGATGAAGACAGAAAACGCGCGGACTTTTGGTTAAAGCAAGCTCGTCAAGAGTGTGACTACCTTCCAGAAGATCCCTACCAAGTGCCTTTGCAAAACAACGGCACCAGCGACACAACGGTGAAAGGCGCGCTTTTGCCGGATGAAAAAGTCATCACTTCGATCACGACTCCGGCAGAAGGTGCGGACTTGGCAGGCCTTTACTGTGCAGGTCCTTTGATCTCTGCAAATAAAAACTCCAAAGGTCAAAGCCACTGGTTTGCAAATGAAAACTTCTTTGTCGACTACTCCCTTTACATGGGCCAAAAAGCCGTGAAGTCGATTTATGCCGGCACAGAGTGGAATCAAAAACACTTTGAAGCGAATTTGGCGCAAAGTAAAAATCAATTGCGTCTGATGGAGAGACCGAAAGTCACTTTGAAGCCGGGTGCGTATCGCACTTATCTTGCGCCGGGTGCGGTGGCGGAGATGGCTTCGATGTTTTCTTGGGGCGCTTTAAGCTTCAATGCTTACAAGCAAGGCGGAAGCGCTTTGCAAAAGCTCGCCGACAAAGAAAAGTCTTTCTCTAAACTCTTTTCGATGCGCGAGAACTATAAAACGGGCCTCACTCACCGTTTCAACTCTTTGGGAGAGTTAGCTCCGGAGACGATGGAATTGATCACTCAAGGTGAATTGAAAAATTTCATGGTCAGCACCCGTTCTGCGAAAGAATATGGCGTGGCTGGAAATGCGTCTGACGCCTATGAGTCTCCACGTGCTATGGAAATCCTGGCAGGTTCTTTGAAACAAGAAGACATCTTGAAAGAACTAGGTACGGGACTCTATTTGTCGAATCTTCATTATCTGAACTGGTCGGATCGTCTGAATGCGCGCATCACGGGAATGACTCGTTATGCGTGTTTTTGGGTGGAAAATGGGGAAATCGTCGCTCCGATTGCGGATTTGCGCTTCGATGAGAGCCTTTATGACTGTTTGGGTGGCAATCTTGTCGCCGTGACGGACTTCCAAGAGATCGACCCCATGGTTTCAACCTATGAAAGCCGTGCTTTCGGTGGAAAAAAGATCCCGGGTATGCTAATCAAGGACTTCAAATTCACCCTTTAG
- a CDS encoding MFS transporter, whose amino-acid sequence MGQGVSRFQVSFMVVTCILVIGNLYYNQPLLGILAREFAVSEKTVSLVPALTLVGYAIGILLLVPLGDMMERRKLLQVSMTAAGSLALALAFTSSFAVLCALSFAMGFFNVSATVLIPFSANLAKPQERGKVMGTVMSGILLGSLMARTLSGFMAEHFGWKSIFIFAGSVNLLLAVATQWALPASVPQFSGSYKALLHSTWGLIRDLPLVREAALMGAILFGSFSAFWTTLTFLLEGEPFNYTPQTIGLFGLLGMIGALAAPLAGRYADKKGTAATIRLGLYCSMGAFALLALSSKLVLGVILGVLILDLGIQVAHISNQARVFELSAEARSRLSSIYVFCYFIGGSLGSWIGSLLWSWGKWPAVSLGGLVFCGAANLLFRRGQKVRATAQKIA is encoded by the coding sequence ATGGGTCAAGGTGTCTCTCGCTTTCAAGTTTCATTCATGGTTGTCACTTGCATCCTTGTGATCGGCAATCTCTATTACAATCAACCTCTGCTCGGAATTCTCGCGCGTGAGTTCGCTGTATCGGAAAAAACAGTCTCGCTTGTTCCGGCCCTGACTCTTGTGGGCTATGCCATCGGCATTCTTCTTTTAGTTCCCCTCGGTGACATGATGGAGCGCCGTAAGCTTTTGCAAGTAAGTATGACTGCGGCGGGATCATTGGCTCTGGCTTTGGCGTTCACTTCCAGTTTTGCAGTGTTGTGTGCGTTGAGTTTTGCAATGGGTTTCTTTAACGTCTCAGCGACGGTGCTAATTCCTTTCTCTGCAAATCTCGCAAAGCCGCAAGAGCGCGGCAAAGTTATGGGCACCGTGATGTCGGGAATTTTATTGGGCTCACTGATGGCGCGAACTCTTTCGGGTTTCATGGCTGAGCACTTTGGCTGGAAGTCGATTTTTATTTTCGCCGGATCAGTGAACTTGCTTTTGGCGGTGGCGACTCAATGGGCACTACCCGCCTCTGTTCCGCAATTCAGCGGTTCGTACAAAGCTCTGTTGCACTCCACCTGGGGTTTGATTCGTGACCTGCCTCTGGTGCGCGAAGCGGCTTTGATGGGCGCGATTCTTTTTGGTTCATTCTCGGCGTTTTGGACGACGCTGACGTTCTTATTAGAAGGCGAACCTTTCAATTACACCCCGCAAACAATCGGGTTGTTCGGTCTTCTAGGAATGATTGGCGCTTTGGCGGCGCCTCTTGCGGGTCGTTACGCCGATAAAAAAGGCACGGCAGCGACCATTCGTTTGGGCTTATATTGCTCTATGGGAGCTTTTGCTTTACTTGCACTTTCTTCCAAGCTTGTTCTCGGCGTGATCTTGGGCGTTCTTATTTTGGACTTGGGCATTCAAGTCGCACATATCTCCAACCAAGCGCGTGTTTTTGAACTTTCCGCAGAAGCGCGTTCCCGTCTCAGCTCGATCTATGTGTTCTGTTATTTTATCGGAGGAAGCCTCGGCTCTTGGATCGGCTCGCTGCTGTGGAGTTGGGGAAAATGGCCCGCCGTGAGTCTTGGCGGTCTGGTCTTCTGCGGAGCCGCGAACCTCTTATTTCGAAGAGGACAGAAAGTCCGAGCGACTGCTCAAAAAATAGCATAA